From Gemmatimonadota bacterium, a single genomic window includes:
- a CDS encoding carbohydrate binding family 9 domain-containing protein produces the protein MQKIQTIAICLSILLTTTNLLASEGTVQQVSGDLVYVTGMNGLAPLWSNLTVQNGQDTGAKLEVIKELPELVIARVVEANGTAVNTGDAVVLSTAQPDVSARKARRTVYATRVDKNPNVDGVLDDPVWSRATPIKGFVQRDPNYWMPSPEQTIVRIIYTDKSIYFGFECLVPDSSQFIANNMRRDSEIRGDDNIQILLDTYNDRQNGFFFSVNPLGAQSDLMLSNEGRTYNRDWDCNWVARTKHYPDRWTVEIEIPFSQLRFKQAADATWGINLARYIARKNLATQLVVGQQNSSSTERYRTADIGELHGLQHIRARRPIYIKPYALPGTTMDDQAINPSESRTFETGLDLRYGITSNISLDLSYNTDFAQVEGDQEQTNLTQFRLFFPEKREFFLEGANLFQFGELARVTGSGTRPPTLLFYTRRIGLEKGKKIPIIVGSKIAGKEGRTSIGGLNVLTDAALFEDEDDTIQVHRTNYSVLSIRRDIFARSNFGFIMVNKQIDDPHEGWNHYNRAGGIDFNYSPTSTLNFQAFAARTWDSQIGDADDARFVSMNYRGTRYWARLKFLDVEDQFEPAVGFINRRSGLEGFRRYDLYARYRPRPKFGNIRYMSIGPEAQIFTDHNNNVKYWTLELSAFTIFNTGDYWRNELKRTRDVVDEEFSPSARNKDVIIPAGTYTFTSFTTGPRPSRSRKLRPGINFEAGTYYTGRRYTIRSESSFRPSGQLSYEVEYQGDWVRLPQGNFNIHTLSNRLQYSFSTDFFVKLFVQWNNDKEFASANFLLNYRYRPGSDIFLVFDSAYGTDPTLTRRNRSVLLKLSYLLGL, from the coding sequence ATGCAAAAAATTCAAACCATAGCGATATGTCTATCCATCCTGTTGACCACCACGAACCTGCTGGCGAGTGAGGGAACAGTGCAGCAAGTTTCGGGAGACCTCGTTTACGTCACGGGCATGAACGGTTTGGCTCCGCTCTGGTCAAATCTCACAGTGCAGAACGGACAGGACACAGGCGCAAAACTCGAAGTCATCAAAGAATTGCCAGAACTGGTCATAGCAAGAGTCGTAGAGGCCAACGGAACAGCAGTGAATACCGGCGATGCAGTGGTGCTGAGTACCGCACAACCAGACGTATCGGCGCGAAAAGCCAGACGGACTGTTTACGCCACCCGCGTTGACAAAAATCCAAATGTAGATGGCGTACTGGACGACCCCGTATGGTCGCGGGCAACGCCGATCAAGGGTTTTGTACAGCGCGATCCAAACTACTGGATGCCGAGCCCCGAACAAACGATCGTGCGGATTATCTACACGGACAAAAGCATCTACTTTGGCTTTGAATGCCTCGTCCCGGACTCCTCTCAATTTATCGCAAACAACATGCGACGAGATTCTGAAATCCGCGGCGATGACAATATTCAAATCCTGCTCGACACGTACAATGATCGGCAAAATGGCTTCTTTTTCTCTGTCAATCCCCTTGGGGCGCAAAGCGATCTGATGCTCTCCAACGAGGGGCGAACCTATAACCGCGATTGGGATTGCAATTGGGTCGCCCGTACCAAACACTATCCCGACCGATGGACAGTCGAAATCGAAATCCCGTTCAGCCAACTGCGGTTTAAGCAAGCTGCCGACGCCACATGGGGCATCAATCTCGCGCGCTATATTGCCCGAAAAAATCTGGCGACCCAGCTCGTCGTCGGCCAGCAGAATTCTTCATCCACAGAGCGTTACCGCACGGCGGACATCGGCGAACTTCACGGCCTCCAACACATTCGCGCCAGACGTCCGATATATATCAAACCCTACGCTTTGCCGGGCACAACCATGGACGATCAGGCAATCAATCCCTCTGAAAGCCGCACATTTGAAACGGGTCTCGATCTGCGCTATGGCATCACGTCAAACATCTCGCTCGACTTATCCTACAACACGGATTTCGCACAGGTCGAAGGCGACCAGGAACAAACCAACCTGACGCAGTTCCGCCTCTTCTTCCCCGAAAAACGCGAGTTCTTCCTCGAGGGCGCCAACCTCTTCCAATTTGGCGAACTGGCGCGCGTAACCGGCAGCGGTACCAGACCGCCTACCCTCCTTTTTTACACCAGACGCATCGGCCTTGAAAAAGGGAAAAAAATCCCGATTATCGTCGGTTCAAAAATTGCCGGAAAAGAAGGGCGAACCAGTATTGGCGGCCTCAATGTACTGACCGACGCGGCATTGTTTGAAGACGAGGATGACACAATCCAGGTACACCGCACCAACTACTCGGTCCTCAGCATAAGACGCGACATCTTTGCGCGGTCAAACTTTGGTTTCATCATGGTCAACAAACAAATCGATGATCCTCACGAAGGATGGAACCATTACAACCGTGCGGGGGGCATTGATTTCAACTATTCTCCAACGTCAACCTTGAATTTCCAGGCTTTTGCAGCGCGAACATGGGATTCACAAATTGGAGATGCAGACGATGCGCGATTTGTATCTATGAATTATCGCGGCACCAGGTATTGGGCGCGTCTCAAATTTCTCGATGTCGAGGACCAATTTGAGCCCGCCGTGGGATTCATCAATCGCAGAAGTGGATTGGAAGGTTTCAGGCGCTATGACCTGTATGCGCGCTACAGACCCAGACCGAAATTCGGCAATATTCGCTACATGTCAATCGGTCCCGAAGCACAAATCTTTACAGACCACAACAACAATGTGAAATACTGGACACTCGAACTCTCGGCATTTACCATTTTTAATACCGGTGACTACTGGCGGAACGAATTAAAACGCACGCGCGACGTGGTCGATGAAGAATTCTCTCCCTCTGCGCGAAACAAAGATGTGATCATTCCCGCCGGAACCTATACCTTCACATCATTTACCACGGGACCGCGTCCCAGCCGATCCCGAAAACTGCGCCCCGGCATCAACTTTGAAGCCGGCACATACTACACTGGAAGACGCTATACCATACGCTCGGAAAGTTCTTTCCGCCCCTCTGGCCAACTGTCTTATGAAGTGGAATATCAGGGCGACTGGGTCCGACTTCCCCAGGGTAATTTTAACATCCACACACTCAGCAATCGCCTGCAGTACTCCTTTTCCACAGACTTTTTTGTCAAACTCTTTGTCCAGTGGAACAACGACAAAGAGTTCGCCAGCGCGAACTTTCTCCTCAACTACCGATATCGCCCCGGCAGCGACATCTTTCTCGTCTTCGACAGCGCTTATGGCACCGATCCGACTTTAACCCGACGAAACCGCTCAGTGCTCCTCAAGCTCTCCTATCTCCTGGGTCTGTGA
- a CDS encoding thiolase family protein — MKHIYITGSKRTAIGGFMGGFAEVSAPELGSVVAAASIAQTGIIGDDVDEVIFGNVLSAGLGQNVARQVAIGAGLDTSVGATTINKVCGSGLKSIMLAAQAIQCGDADLILAGGTENMSRAPYLLEKARTGYRLGTGELVDSMIRDGLWDVYNDLHMGTCGDRCAERYDFSREDQDDFAISSYNRALSADSEGRFRSEIVPVKAPSGKTITTIDRDEEPLRFDEDKLRQLRPAFSKDGTVTPGNASSINDGAASVIVLSDEKAEDCGIAPEVEILGYATHAQEPEWFTLAPIGAISKLLSKLSLAVSDVDLFEINEAFSGVPMAAAQDLGIPGEKLNVNGGAVALGHPIGASGTRILVTLIHALKRADKRIGIASLCIGGGEAVALAVRRIDEKSANRRIDESRPTTPNHYELRFADS; from the coding sequence ATGAAACACATTTATATTACCGGGAGCAAGCGCACAGCTATTGGTGGATTTATGGGCGGCTTTGCCGAGGTGTCTGCTCCTGAATTGGGCAGTGTGGTCGCGGCAGCTTCGATAGCGCAGACGGGCATAATCGGCGATGATGTCGATGAAGTGATTTTTGGCAATGTGCTCAGTGCGGGGCTGGGTCAAAATGTCGCGCGTCAGGTTGCTATTGGCGCGGGTCTCGATACGTCGGTGGGGGCGACAACGATTAACAAAGTTTGTGGTTCGGGCCTCAAATCCATCATGCTCGCTGCGCAGGCCATCCAGTGTGGCGATGCCGACCTGATTCTCGCAGGAGGCACGGAAAACATGAGCCGCGCGCCCTATCTTCTCGAAAAAGCGCGAACGGGGTACAGACTGGGGACTGGCGAACTCGTTGACTCAATGATCCGCGATGGCTTATGGGATGTGTACAATGATCTGCACATGGGGACCTGTGGTGACCGATGTGCTGAACGCTACGATTTTTCGCGCGAAGATCAGGATGATTTTGCCATCAGTAGCTATAACAGAGCACTTAGCGCCGATAGTGAAGGTCGATTCCGCAGCGAGATTGTACCCGTAAAAGCACCTTCTGGCAAGACAATTACAACGATAGACAGGGATGAAGAACCCCTGAGATTTGACGAGGACAAACTCCGCCAACTGCGCCCTGCGTTTTCAAAAGACGGCACTGTGACGCCTGGCAATGCGTCGAGTATCAACGATGGCGCGGCGTCTGTTATTGTCCTTTCTGACGAAAAAGCAGAAGATTGCGGTATTGCTCCCGAAGTTGAGATTTTGGGTTATGCCACACATGCACAGGAGCCGGAGTGGTTCACACTCGCGCCTATCGGTGCCATATCCAAACTTTTGTCCAAACTCTCCCTTGCGGTCTCGGATGTCGATCTGTTTGAAATCAACGAAGCCTTTTCCGGCGTTCCAATGGCGGCGGCCCAAGATCTGGGCATTCCGGGGGAAAAACTCAATGTCAATGGCGGTGCTGTCGCGCTGGGGCATCCCATTGGGGCGAGCGGCACGCGCATTCTCGTAACTCTTATTCATGCCCTGAAACGCGCCGACAAGCGCATTGGCATTGCCTCACTCTGCATTGGCGGAGGCGAAGCCGTCGCGCTGGCTGTTAGACGGATAGACGAGAAAAGCGCGAATAGACGAATAGACGAATCCCGCCCAACCACCCCAAATCACTACGAGCTTCGATTCGCAGATTCGTAG
- a CDS encoding cytochrome c codes for MKHLIAIALCSILCALILLMACSAPPDGKTVFIESGCTRCHEINGSGGSQGPQLEGLQSKWTPESLEEFLSDPPAYAKDNARLLAYQKKYPTPMPRLEIAPARRKILVQYLLKRYP; via the coding sequence GTGAAACATCTAATCGCCATTGCCCTGTGTAGTATTTTATGTGCATTAATCCTCCTGATGGCCTGTTCTGCACCCCCCGATGGCAAAACCGTATTTATCGAATCGGGCTGTACAAGATGCCATGAAATCAACGGCTCTGGCGGTTCTCAAGGACCACAATTAGAGGGCTTACAGAGCAAATGGACACCCGAATCACTGGAAGAATTTCTGAGTGATCCCCCTGCGTACGCAAAAGATAATGCTCGATTGCTGGCGTATCAAAAAAAATACCCAACGCCAATGCCCAGACTTGAAATCGCGCCCGCACGGCGAAAAATACTCGTCCAATATCTCCTTAAAAGGTATCCATGA
- a CDS encoding cysteine methyltransferase, whose translation MRNQIDKKYERIYREVAKIPEGTVATYGQIAERVGCGPREVGRALSELPPHTSCPWHRVINARGMVSIRSGNHMAHHNQEARLEREGIVFVNGRVDLEIYRWEADF comes from the coding sequence ATGAGAAATCAGATCGATAAAAAATACGAGCGGATATACAGAGAAGTTGCCAAAATCCCCGAAGGTACTGTGGCAACTTATGGACAGATTGCCGAACGGGTTGGGTGTGGACCGCGCGAAGTGGGCAGGGCGCTATCGGAATTGCCTCCTCACACATCCTGTCCCTGGCATCGGGTCATCAACGCGCGGGGAATGGTGTCCATTCGCAGCGGGAATCACATGGCACATCACAACCAGGAAGCCCGCCTTGAACGAGAAGGCATTGTATTTGTCAATGGCCGCGTCGATCTCGAAATTTACAGGTGGGAGGCAGATTTTTAA
- a CDS encoding integration host factor subunit beta produces the protein MTKADIVNQIAGATGLTKTDTSVVVEGFLTSLIAAMQQGEHIEIRGFGTFKVVHRAPRTGRNPKTGEVVKIPSRAMPVFKPSRELRNSISEASVLPSG, from the coding sequence GTGACCAAAGCTGATATTGTCAATCAGATTGCCGGAGCTACGGGATTGACCAAAACAGATACTTCTGTCGTTGTAGAGGGCTTTCTCACCTCGCTCATCGCGGCAATGCAGCAGGGTGAACACATCGAAATTCGCGGTTTTGGCACGTTTAAGGTTGTTCATCGCGCACCGCGCACAGGTCGCAATCCCAAAACGGGCGAGGTTGTCAAAATTCCCTCGCGCGCAATGCCCGTGTTCAAGCCCTCACGCGAACTGCGTAATTCTATTTCTGAGGCTTCTGTTCTTCCATCCGGCTAA
- the obgE gene encoding GTPase ObgE yields MFVDLTRIYARSGNGGNGCKSFRREKHVPRGGPDGGDGGKGGDVVFIADPRLSTLLDYRYQQHLSAGHGEHGSGQKKAGRRGDDAEIPVPVGTLIKDTETGEILADLTESDQRVVLLEGGRGGRGNARFATPTNRAPEYVQPGESGRERHLELELKLIADVGLVGHPNAGKSTLLSRVSAARPKIADYPFTTLQPNLGIVKCGDYDSFVMADIPGLIEGAHRGKGLGFQFLRHIERTRVLLFMVDVTSLNPEYDLSVLREELDRFSPKLREKPAMLIATKLDLLPPEHRRAPFFQGQTNMGISSVTGQGLDALIQELRDLIRQIDA; encoded by the coding sequence ATGTTCGTTGATCTAACCAGAATTTATGCCCGTTCGGGCAACGGCGGCAATGGATGCAAAAGTTTTCGCCGAGAAAAGCATGTGCCGCGAGGGGGGCCAGATGGCGGCGATGGTGGCAAGGGGGGAGATGTCGTTTTTATTGCAGACCCGCGCCTTTCCACGCTGCTCGATTATCGGTATCAACAACACCTGAGCGCAGGGCATGGAGAACATGGGTCGGGGCAAAAGAAAGCGGGCAGGCGGGGCGATGATGCTGAAATTCCCGTACCGGTTGGCACGCTTATCAAGGATACAGAAACGGGTGAAATTCTCGCGGATTTGACTGAATCAGATCAGCGCGTTGTTTTGCTTGAGGGCGGTCGCGGGGGCCGTGGCAATGCGCGTTTTGCCACGCCGACAAACAGAGCGCCAGAGTATGTCCAGCCCGGAGAATCGGGACGAGAACGCCATCTGGAGCTCGAGCTCAAACTCATCGCCGATGTCGGTCTGGTCGGCCATCCAAATGCGGGTAAATCGACTCTTCTATCAAGAGTATCTGCGGCGCGACCCAAAATCGCAGATTACCCCTTTACGACCCTGCAACCCAATCTGGGCATTGTCAAATGCGGCGATTACGATAGCTTTGTTATGGCAGACATTCCCGGCCTGATTGAAGGGGCGCATCGCGGCAAAGGGCTTGGGTTTCAGTTTTTGCGCCATATTGAACGCACACGCGTTCTCCTTTTTATGGTCGATGTCACCAGCCTCAATCCCGAATACGACCTGTCAGTTTTGAGAGAAGAACTCGATCGTTTCAGTCCCAAATTGCGCGAGAAACCCGCGATGCTCATTGCCACTAAGCTGGATTTGTTGCCACCCGAACACCGCAGGGCGCCATTTTTTCAGGGACAAACAAATATGGGAATTTCCTCTGTCACAGGTCAGGGTCTGGACGCGCTGATTCAGGAGTTACGGGATCTGATAAGACAAATAGACGCATAA
- a CDS encoding NYN domain-containing protein, with protein sequence MADFKDQIVEIQEAIARIEQKLDQINIAQASIRDLREIKNRVYKEAISGARERREIFATLDAIQKSIAALQANARARLDRRTDIPAPELRVGIFVDVQNIFYAAKPFNARLDFEKLLELSVGKRRLIRAIAYVVQSPDVDQSNFISMLQQKSYEVKRKDLRQRSDGSAKGDWDMGMAIDIMRFVDKLDVVVLVSGDGDFVPLVDLVKTLGPRVEVISFTYNTARDLINSADEHIPIEEALLLRNSAQAESAT encoded by the coding sequence ATGGCAGACTTTAAAGATCAGATTGTGGAAATACAAGAGGCAATAGCGCGCATTGAGCAAAAATTAGATCAGATTAACATAGCACAGGCTTCGATTCGAGACCTTCGAGAGATTAAGAATAGGGTCTATAAAGAAGCTATTAGCGGTGCTCGAGAGCGTCGGGAAATTTTTGCTACTCTCGATGCCATTCAGAAAAGTATCGCCGCTCTACAGGCCAATGCCAGAGCCCGGTTAGATCGGCGCACAGACATTCCCGCGCCGGAATTGCGGGTTGGGATATTTGTCGATGTACAGAATATCTTTTATGCCGCAAAACCGTTTAATGCGCGTCTCGATTTTGAAAAACTGCTGGAACTCAGTGTGGGTAAACGCCGCTTGATCCGCGCTATTGCCTATGTCGTGCAATCGCCAGATGTTGACCAGAGCAACTTTATCTCAATGCTTCAACAAAAGAGCTATGAAGTAAAAAGAAAAGATTTGCGGCAGCGCAGCGATGGATCGGCTAAAGGCGATTGGGACATGGGCATGGCCATTGATATCATGAGATTTGTCGATAAACTCGATGTCGTGGTTCTCGTGAGTGGTGACGGTGATTTTGTACCTCTGGTCGATCTCGTTAAAACTCTGGGACCGCGCGTTGAGGTCATTTCCTTTACCTACAATACGGCGAGGGACCTCATCAACAGCGCAGATGAGCACATCCCCATTGAAGAGGCTCTGCTTTTGAGAAATAGCGCACAGGCAGAGTCCGCAACATAG
- a CDS encoding helix-hairpin-helix domain-containing protein: MFTFNRNEQIILLMLCGVLIVGIVIRYLDSKDPDRIPDFEVRKNAVEVPPREEVEVHQYLSPAKADGKEDASEKKEKVEISPAGELIDINSATAKEFERLPRIGPQLAGRIVAYREENGAFKRIDDITKVKGIGSKTLDRLRPHLTMSTP, encoded by the coding sequence ATGTTCACTTTTAACCGCAACGAACAAATTATTCTGTTGATGCTTTGCGGCGTTCTTATTGTGGGGATTGTTATCCGTTATCTCGACAGTAAAGATCCGGATCGCATTCCCGATTTTGAGGTGCGAAAAAATGCTGTGGAAGTTCCACCGCGAGAAGAAGTAGAAGTTCACCAATACCTGTCGCCAGCCAAAGCCGACGGAAAAGAGGACGCCTCTGAAAAAAAAGAAAAAGTAGAAATTTCTCCGGCGGGGGAATTAATCGATATCAACTCGGCAACGGCAAAAGAGTTTGAGCGTCTGCCCCGTATTGGGCCTCAACTTGCGGGACGCATTGTGGCTTATCGCGAAGAGAATGGGGCATTTAAGCGCATTGACGATATTACAAAGGTCAAGGGTATTGGTTCCAAAACCCTAGATCGCTTGCGGCCACACCTTACGATGAGTACGCCATGA